CGGCGCCAGGACGGAGACTACTTCCTCACCTCGTTGCTCATGCGACCGCTGCTCAAGAACTTTAACAAAAGCGACGACGTAACGACGGATTTCGTCATCATACAGAAAAAGTCGTTTCTATTTAAGGATCGCCATTACCAGCTCGGCGGCGACCTCTGCGTCAGCGGCAACATGCTCTTCAACGGGCAGCGCTTTACCCTGTTCTTTAACGGCGATGCGATGGGCAAGTCCGTACAGGGAGCGGGCGGCGCCCTTGTGATGGGAACGGTGCTTAACTCTATCATCGCACGCTCGGCGGGTAACGATCGATCGCTTGACGTCGCTCCCGAACAATGGCTGCGCGAAACCTACGACGAGATACAGACGCTTTTTCTGTCGTTTGACGGGGCGATGATGGTTTCGGGCATCCTCGGCCTTCTCAATGAAGAATCGGGCGAGCTGCTCTTTGTAAACGCCGAGCATCCGTTCCTGATCCTCTATCGTAACGGACAGGCACAGTTCATCGACGAAGAGCTTACGCTGCGCAAGTTCGGTAGCCCATCGGAGCTCGACTTCTTTATTCACAGCTTTCAACTGCAACCGGGCGACGTTCTTATCTCGGGATCAGACGGCAAAGACGACCTAAATTTACGGCCGGGCGAAACAGTTCCACAGATGAATCAGGACTACCGGCTCATCCTCAAGATCATAGAAAAGTCAAAGGGCAACCTGCGACGTATGGTGAAATCGATCTTCGCCGTCGGCGAGATCACCGACGACCTTTCTCTTCTGCGTGTAGGCTTCAAAGAGCCGGCGCATAAAAGAGAGCCTCAGGATCTGACCGATGATCTGATCTATGAGCTTCAGATCTCTAACCACATCCGTAACCGAAGCTTCTCAAAGGCCCTTGACCTGATGGAAGGGCCGTCTGAAAAGCAGTCTCCCGAGATCCTCTTTTACAGGGGATTCTGCTTTATTCAGGAAAAACGTTACCTGAAGGCCCTGAAATATCTGACGAGAGCCATCCAGCTCAAGCCCGATTATTTCAGAGCCTTGAAGTATGCGGGCATCGCGCATTACCGGCTGGGTAATCTGCGCAAATGTGAGAGCTACTGGAATCAGGCCCGCGCCATCCGGCCCGATGATTCTTTAATCGAGAGCAAATACCCCGAGGTCATCAAGCGCCTCGAACGACAGAAGGTGCTTCTTGGCCGCAAGCAGATGAACGAATAAGCTTCGGGAACGGGCCTCACCGACCGATTCTGTTAATGATATGGAAGGTATGCCGTGCCCCGTCTGCCAGTCGCAGTTTGAGGCCCTCTACGAAATCGAGAGGTTCTCGCCGCCTCTTGAGATTATTCGCTGCCCTTCGTGCGGTCTGCAGAGGCAGGCAAGATTCCCGGCCGATCTCAGGGCGCTCTACGGCGAAGAATATTATACGGGACAGGCCGATTACAGCTACGAAGACGAGCGCCGGCAGGAGCCCTACTACGGCCACGTCTGGAGGGCGCGTCTTCGCACCATTCGCAGGCATGTTCGTCCGCCGGCCGCTTTGCTCGATGTAGGATGCAGCTTTGGCGGATTTGTTCAGGCGGCAACCAGGGCCGGCTTCACGGCAACAGGCGTCGATCTTTCGGACTATGCGGTGAGCGAAGGCCGGCGCCGGGGGCGTAACCTGATTCACGGCGATCTTACAGACGTTCGCGGACGATACGACGTGATCACGGCCATCGAAGTGCTCGAACATCTGCCCGACCCGGCCGAAACCGCATCGCGCCTTTTTGAGCTTTTACGCCCGGGAGGACTTGTCGTATTACAGACGGCTAACTTTCTCGGTCGGCAGGCGATAAATGCCGGCGCCGACTATCATTACTATCTTCCCGGTCATCTGTTTTATTATTCGACGTATAACCTGCGCCTGCTTCTCGAACGGCACGGCTTTCAGCGAGTGCAATTTTATAGAGGCGTCGATTTCGGCCTGCTACCGAAACTGCTGAAGATGCGCGGAAACTTCAAAACGCTCACAGATTACCGGCGCATGATTCCGACCGCTCTCTATCATCTGAAAAGCCGGATCGCCTTCGGCGACTTTGCGCTCACCTCGTCGATGGTCTGCTACGCCCGAAAGCCTCGCTGACAATCAATCGATATTTATCACCCGGTGATGACCGCGAGTGACGTCGATACAGGATTCCAGGGTCTTTCATGATTAATCATGGATAATCATGGATATTACAGAGATCTGTATTCTTCGATCGGACGATCAATATGACGCACAGGCTGCGCCACAGGAATGGCATCTTTGCCGGTCCCAAGCTGCCTGACGACACGCCCATCGACGATGATACGCACGCCTTTGATCTCACGGAATTGCAGAAGCGTCAGGCAGAGCTGATCCAGGCGATCCTGCCGGATCGGAGCGCTCATACGATGAACCGATTCGCTTACATAGACCTCGGCGATGCTGCCATCCATCGTAAGACGTTTCACCTGTAACGAAGCATCAAAGGCGTTTACAAGGCCCTTCTCTTTTGGTGTGGGCCCCTTCTGTAAAAGCGTAAGGGCCTTCATGGCATCGACGCTTTCAGGCAGGGTGCGGCGAACCTTCATCATCACCGTCTTTCTGCCCTGAAATCCCGGATAATAGAGCGTGAGATGCGTCTGCACATGGCCGTCTTTTTTGATCACGGGAAGGACAGGCAGCCTTTCGTCAGCCGCCTGCATGCCATTTTCATCAAGCGAGACCTCTTTGAGTTGCAGCTTCGCCTTATCAAGCGTCTGCGTCAGGCCTTTCTTAACGACGCGGGTAGCGTCCCGTGTCAGATCGTCGGCGACCTCTTCAGCCTGCAGACGCGCCGATTCCGATACGTCTTCGGCCCGCTCTTCGATCTCATCTCGGGCATCTTCCACACCGCGCGTGACGCTCTTTTTTACTTTGCGCTCAAGAGCAGGACGATGCAGACGATCAAGCCGTTCGGCTTCATCAAGGGCCGATTCGGTCAGCTCGTCGGCCGACAACCGCTCGACGCTGTCAACACCGGCAAGCTTCAACTGCCGGTCGGACTGATGGTCCAGAAAGACCAGCAGCACGACAACGCTGAACAGGATGAGGATGGTTCGGTTCTCGGTCTCCATAATTCCCGGTACAAGTAAAAAGGGGCCGTAGCCCCTTCTTTTATCGGCAGTCCGGCAGGAGAAATCCAATACCGGGAATGACTTAACCGATCAGCGCAGTTTCTTTTTGTGACGATTCAGTTTGCGCTTCTTTTTTCTTTTATGAGTGCGAATCTTTCTTCGTTTTCTTTTCTTTCCGGACGGCATCTGGTTCTCCTGTACGATCTTGCCAGGCAGGCAACTCGGTCATTTTCTTATTGTAAGAAGCTCTGTAAAGCAGGTTTTTCCTTGAGCTTTGCGATGAGCTTCTTGATGTCGTTCAGCCGCTCTTTTGTGGCGATGAGCACAGAGGTGTCGGTCTCCACGTATACGAGATCCTTCACGCCAAGCAGGGCGATCAGGCGCTTTGAGTTCGGCACGATGATGTTTCCCCGTGCATCAAAAGCGGCGGTCTGCGTCTTCTCGCCGGCAAAGATGTTTCCGTCGGCATCGGCCGATTCGCTGCGAATGCGTTCGAGGGCCAGCCAGGAACCGACGTCATCCCACTGAAACGAAGCGGGCACCACCGCCCTGCGCTGTGAACGCTCCATGATGGCTATATCTATGGGCTGCTCGGGCAGCGTCGGGAATACCTTTTTGAGAGCGGCTGCGCTCTTATACGTCTTTTCAAGCGGTTGCAGGATCTCGGGCGCATGCTTGCGGAATTCTTCAAGGATGACCGATCCCTTCCAGAGGAAGATGCCGGAATTCCAGAGGAAGCCGTCTTTTACATAGCCGGCCGCCTTCTCGATATCGGGCTTCTCGTGAAACTGCTCGATCATCCAGCCGGCCGGTTTAAGAACCTCGGATTTACGGGGCTGTATATATCCGTAGCCTGGATCAGGCCGTGTCGGAACAATCCCACACGTAACGAGATAATCCTGCTGCGCAAGGGTCATGCCTGCCTTCATGGATTCGGCAAAGCGGTCAAGAGGCTGAATAAAGTGATCTGCGGAGAGTATAACCTGAACACTTCCTGGAAAGCGAGACTCCAACTGCAATGCGGCAAGGGCGATGATCGGAGCGGTGTTGCGTCCTTCGGGCTCAAGCACAAACTGCGCATCGGGAATCTTATGGCCCTTCTGGATGGCCTTTTTCAGCGACGGATTGCATCCGATGAAGATGCGATCGGCCGAGGTGAAGGCCCTGGCTCTATCGATCGTTTCCTGTAAAAGGGTCTTGTTGGAGTAGATCTTCTGCAGCTGCTTCGGCGTCGATACGGTGGAGCGCGGCCAGAAGCGCTCTCCTTTCCCGCCTGCCATGATCAGTACGACGGGCTTCGATGCATTCGCCGATGTCGCCTTCTTTGCAGGGGCTTGCTTTGCAGGCGCTTTTTTCGCTGACGCAGTCTTCGCCAGACCGGCTGCCTTTTTTTTATTGCCGCTATTCGATGATTTCTTTGACTCTTTAAGATTCTTCAGGTTTTTCAGATTCTTAGCTTTCTTTGCCGTGGCCATAGTTATATCCGGTCTGACCGATTTTTGGAGGGGTGACGCCCCGGCAACCGTTATCAGGGCGGAGTCAGATCGCGAAAGCCGCCGTTCGACGGATCCGTTCCCTGATCGAAACGATGCAGGCCCGTATCGCCGCCCGGCAGTAATCCCGAACCGGAACGCTTATCGCCCGTAAACCGATCATAGGGCATGACGAATACTTGCACCCGGTCGTTGAGGCCGTCGATGGCGATATACTCGCGAAGATCAGGATAACGACCGAGCAGCTCCCCCAGCTCGGCGAGGTGCTTGCGTTTCCCTGAAAGCAGGATCTCATCGGCGGCGCGCTTAACGCGAGCCTCTTCGATCTGACTCAGCCGTCTCAGTCGATCGTCGACAAGCCGCTGTCCGTTTGCGAGAACGGCTCTGTAGCGCGCCGGATCGGGCACGGCGATATCTTCGATGAGTACCGATTCAATGACGATGCCATCGGCGCTGAGAGTCTTATTCAGGTCAGTCACGAGCTCACCGCGAATGTACTGCTCGGCGCTTCGCTCCAGTGTATCGAGCTGGTCATCGGCACCCAGACGATCCCGGAAGGCCGTGAACCAGAAGTCGTCAAGACGAAGCTTGATCAATGCTCCGATACCCTCGACGTCGGGCGTTTCAGCCTGCGCAAGCAGAGCAGAAAGCGCAGGCGCGTCAATGCGGTAGCGATAGTTCAGCGTCAGCTGAACGGCAAAGCTCTGATCCAGGCCGAGGATCTCATGCTGAGAAAGAAAATAGAGCTGCTTGCTTCGCAGATATCTGCTGTGAAGCGACACCCGATTCAGCGTCGGCCCTGCGGGCAGCCATCGTTGCGGAAGAAAGGCAGTCTCGCCCGGCAGAACGATACGCTGCGCACCGCCCCCCGCATCGCCGAGGATCAGTACTTCGTTCTCATCAGCTCTGACGAAAGAAAGAAGAAGGATCGCAGCAAGAAACAGGAAGGGCAGCGCCCGGATTATCCAGCGTCGCAGCATTCCTTTCAGGATTCAGGATCGGCAGGTCGTTCCAGCGATACCGGCTTCGGAATAATTATCGTCGAAATCGCATGTTTGTAAATCAGACTCTGCTTCCCGTCATTTTCGATCACGATGGTGAAATTGTCGAAGCTCTGGACTTTGCCTTTTAAAGGCACGCCGTTCATTAAATAGAAAGTGAGCTCGATTTTCTCTTTGCGTGCGGAATTCAGGACAAAATCCTGGATGTTATTTTTTTCGTTCATCTGTTTGTGTGGTCCGCTTTTTTTGCCACAGAATCGCAGACGATTCAGAGTGCGTCAACTCCGAATTCCGGCAGCCATCAGTTTTTCAAGGTTCTGCAACGCCTCGTCTCTTCCCAGAGCGGGAAGAAGCTCGGCCTCACGTCGAAACCAGACCCTCTGTCGACGGCCATATTGAAGATGCGAGCGAATCAGGGGCTCTTCAAGGTCCTTTCGGCTCAGGTCGCCGGCGGCAAACTGGAGCGCCTCTGCGTAGCCTGGAGTTCGCAATCCCGGACAATCACCAAATTCTCGCTGCACGGCTACCGCTTCGTCCACAAGCCCATCTTCGAGCATCTGCAACGCTCGTTCGCGTACCTTCTGCTTCCAGGCCTCGGCTTCAAGGTCAAGCCAGACTCCGGCAAAGGAAAGGTCGCCGCGCTTCTTGAATCCGGATTCATAAAACGATCGAAGAGGACGGTCGGTGAGTAGCAGAATATAAAGGGATCGCTCTACGCGATAGACGTCGTTACGATGTACGCGCCCCGCGGCAGGCACGGCCCCGGCCTCGCTGAGCGAGAGCGGGTCCTTGGCTTCGAGCAGGGCAAGACGCTCGTCGTGACTCATCGCATGCACGGAGGCACGCAGCGCCTCGTCGTCGACAAGCTCGATCATTTCGGTGGTCAGCGCACGATAATAAAAGCCTGTGCCGCCGCTGATAACGGGGATTCGCCCTCTTTTTAGAATCTCGGGAATGAGTTCGTTGCAGGCCTTGCGAAACTGCCCGGCGCTGTAGCTCAAAGCAGGGCTCAGGAATCCGACCAGATGATGCGGAATTTGTTCGAGGGTTTGACGATCGGGCTGCGCCGTTCCAACGGGCATGCCCTGATAGATCTGTCGCGAATCGCATGACAGGACTTCGAGATTATAACGCTCGGCCAGTTTCGCAAGAAGGGCGGTCTTACCCGTCGCCGTCGGGCCGAGCAGAACCGGTATAACGATCTCGCTCAAATGGCTCCTTCGCTTCGCAGGATGTCTTCGACCTGGTTCACACAATGATCAAGGTTATCGTTAATGATGCGATGATCGAATTCGTCGGCCCGGGCAAGCTCGTCGCGACCGATGCGCAGGCGCAGCTGCACCTCTTCTTCGGATTCCGTTCCCCTGTAGCGCAGGCGGGATTCCCAGGTCTTTTCGTCGGGCGGAAGAAGAAAGATAGTGACGATTCGCGAGCCGTAGCGCTCTTTCAGCGTCGTCATGCCCTGCACGTCGATGTTGAGAATGAGCGTTTTGCCAAGGCTGTGCGCTCGATCGACCTCGCTCACCGGAACGCCGTAGAGATTACCGTGCACCTCTGCATGTTCGATGAAGCCGCCCTGCTCCACACGCCTGCGAAATTCTTCAGGCGGTAAGAAATGATAATGGACGCCGTCCTGCTCGCCTGCCCGCGGACGACGGCTTGTCGCCGTGACGGCCGCATACAGGCGATCGTTTCGTTCGAGCAATCGGTGCAAAACGGTGTTTTTGCCGCCTCCGGAAACGGAGGACAGTACTACGATGCGGGCGCTCTCAGAGTCCATGCCCTTCCAGTATTTTTCACCCTTCCTTTCTGTAAAGAATTCCGAGCGGAGTGCTGATCGTCCTGAAATCCGTATTCAGCATCTGAAGGCTTTCTGCATGACCGATGAAAAGATACCCGCCTGGAAGAAGCGCTCTGTGGAAACGATCGACGAGCACCTTCTGCTCTTCGCGCTTGAAATAGATCATTACGTTGCGGCAGAAGATGACATGCATGCCTGACGGCGTCGACTGAAAGAGGTTCTCGACGCGAAACTCGATCTTTTTCTTTATATCGTCCCGCACCTCGAAGACCTCGGGATCGTCGGTCAGAGGCTTGAAATAGCGCTTGAGAATCTCGGGAGGAATCTTCTCGATCTTGCGGCCCGTATAACGACCTTCCTGGGCGAACTGCACCACGCGAGTCGAGATATCGGTGGCGACGATACGAAAATTGAAGAATCCCACCTTGCGCATCGATTCGATCAGCTCGATGGCAAGGTTATACGGTTCCTCTCCCGTCGAGCAGCCGGCCGACCAGAGCTTCAACTCCTGACCCCGGTACTGTTTGAGAACTTCGGGCAGCACGTGCGTTTTAAGAGCGTCATAGTTCTGCGTCGTGCGCCAGAAATAGGACTCGTTCGTCGTCACCACTTCAAGGAAATGAACCATCTCATTTCCTTTATCGTTCTGCAAGAACTGATAATACTCGTCGTAATCCTTCATGTTCAGCGTGCGCAGACGCTTGCGGATGCGATTAGAAAGCAGCGTTATCTTGTGTTCTTTAAGATGGATTCCGGCTCGTTCATGGATCAGTTTCGCGAAACGATCGAATTGAACGGTCGTCATGTCGGGAATATCAGAAAAGGGGATCATATCACCTGCCTCTTCCACGGTTTATACGACTGCCCTGGTTTTCCATCACTTTCCTGATAAATTCGATCTCACCGACGGGAATTCCCGTAAAGGCGGCGATCTCTTCGACAGGAACGTTCCTCTGTAGCAGGGTGCGGACGAATGTGGCCCTTTCTTTCACGTTAGAAAGATCGGGTACGTTAAGGTCTGACAGCCACGTAGCTCGGGTCTCTTCGCTCTCCGGTGTCGCCGGGTTTTGAACTGCACGAGGCGGTGGAGTAGATTCTGCGCGAAAGTCCTCGGGCAACGGTGGCGGGATGGGGGCAGCACGCTCCGGATACGGCGTTTTCGGAGAGTATCCCATCAATTCCTCTTCGAAGCTGAGCCGCTGTTCAGGAGTCGGCTCTTGAGCTTCCGCAGTCCGCTGTCGCTCTGTCGAAGTGTTATCCTGTACGTAAGGCTCATCGACGGGCAGTGACGGCAATTCAGGCAGGCCAAGTATTCGTCGTGCAAATCGACCGACGCCCGAGAAAACCGTCTCTGCGCCCGGTCCCCCTTTCGGCTGCGGATTCTTCCCTGATGAATTCGAACGATCCTTTTTTGCTCCGATCAGATCGGCCAGATCACCAGGGTTAGACGCACCGGACCATTCGATGCGATCCTCACCGGCATCACGTAACAATCGCTCCACGGTCCGATCCGCTCTTACATCATCAGTCTGCCTCATCGGTGCAGCAGGCTTTTGAGGCCCCCTGGGTTCGGGCCCTGTCAGTTCAGGCGGGGTCTGCGACTCCTGTATCTCTGAAGAGGGTCGCTTTTTGCGGCGCTTTGACGACTTCTCGTATTCCACAAGAAGCGCTTCGAGCTCTTTTTTCAGCTCATCGGCTCGACTTACGACGCGATAAAACGCTTCATTCTTTTGCGTTATACTCTCGAGCGTCGTATCAAGATAACGTACGACCATCTCGACGTTTTCATAGAATTCGCGCGGAATCCCCTGTTTCTTCGTTTTTTCAAGGGCCTTTCCAAGGCGGATCGAAAAAAGGAAATAGAAGAATCCCAGAAAGATCAGGTTGAGAAAGATGAGTATGCCGTAATCCACGCGTATACCTGCT
This region of Leptonema illini DSM 21528 genomic DNA includes:
- a CDS encoding class I SAM-dependent methyltransferase yields the protein MEGMPCPVCQSQFEALYEIERFSPPLEIIRCPSCGLQRQARFPADLRALYGEEYYTGQADYSYEDERRQEPYYGHVWRARLRTIRRHVRPPAALLDVGCSFGGFVQAATRAGFTATGVDLSDYAVSEGRRRGRNLIHGDLTDVRGRYDVITAIEVLEHLPDPAETASRLFELLRPGGLVVLQTANFLGRQAINAGADYHYYLPGHLFYYSTYNLRLLLERHGFQRVQFYRGVDFGLLPKLLKMRGNFKTLTDYRRMIPTALYHLKSRIAFGDFALTSSMVCYARKPR
- a CDS encoding GerMN domain-containing protein — encoded protein: METENRTILILFSVVVLLVFLDHQSDRQLKLAGVDSVERLSADELTESALDEAERLDRLHRPALERKVKKSVTRGVEDARDEIEERAEDVSESARLQAEEVADDLTRDATRVVKKGLTQTLDKAKLQLKEVSLDENGMQAADERLPVLPVIKKDGHVQTHLTLYYPGFQGRKTVMMKVRRTLPESVDAMKALTLLQKGPTPKEKGLVNAFDASLQVKRLTMDGSIAEVYVSESVHRMSAPIRQDRLDQLCLTLLQFREIKGVRIIVDGRVVRQLGTGKDAIPVAQPVRHIDRPIEEYRSL
- the miaA gene encoding tRNA (adenosine(37)-N6)-dimethylallyltransferase MiaA, whose product is MSEIVIPVLLGPTATGKTALLAKLAERYNLEVLSCDSRQIYQGMPVGTAQPDRQTLEQIPHHLVGFLSPALSYSAGQFRKACNELIPEILKRGRIPVISGGTGFYYRALTTEMIELVDDEALRASVHAMSHDERLALLEAKDPLSLSEAGAVPAAGRVHRNDVYRVERSLYILLLTDRPLRSFYESGFKKRGDLSFAGVWLDLEAEAWKQKVRERALQMLEDGLVDEAVAVQREFGDCPGLRTPGYAEALQFAAGDLSRKDLEEPLIRSHLQYGRRQRVWFRREAELLPALGRDEALQNLEKLMAAGIRS
- a CDS encoding CheR family methyltransferase, producing the protein MIPFSDIPDMTTVQFDRFAKLIHERAGIHLKEHKITLLSNRIRKRLRTLNMKDYDEYYQFLQNDKGNEMVHFLEVVTTNESYFWRTTQNYDALKTHVLPEVLKQYRGQELKLWSAGCSTGEEPYNLAIELIESMRKVGFFNFRIVATDISTRVVQFAQEGRYTGRKIEKIPPEILKRYFKPLTDDPEVFEVRDDIKKKIEFRVENLFQSTPSGMHVIFCRNVMIYFKREEQKVLVDRFHRALLPGGYLFIGHAESLQMLNTDFRTISTPLGILYRKEG
- a CDS encoding SpoIIE family protein phosphatase, which encodes MSPTDLEAFRNERGSIDFSRPVEIAPDIFWVGNVLENDPFQCHPYFIRNGKNSVLIDPGSMLQLEKIIEKITMACDLSDVRYIILHHQDPDLCAAVPHLEKLIKRPDLEIITHSRMSVLIKHYGIDAPYYNIDQHNFVIDAGGRTLRFYTTPYCHSPGAFVTYDETSKVLFSSDIFGGLEDSWHFYADENYFKSIEGFHMAYMPSRDILNYALRKIEALDLELIAPQHGSVIRKPYIAPLIEQMKQMECGLYIDRKYGKDLLRTIEKLNNLQTEFEVSLDEIKNLKRRQDGDYFLTSLLMRPLLKNFNKSDDVTTDFVIIQKKSFLFKDRHYQLGGDLCVSGNMLFNGQRFTLFFNGDAMGKSVQGAGGALVMGTVLNSIIARSAGNDRSLDVAPEQWLRETYDEIQTLFLSFDGAMMVSGILGLLNEESGELLFVNAEHPFLILYRNGQAQFIDEELTLRKFGSPSELDFFIHSFQLQPGDVLISGSDGKDDLNLRPGETVPQMNQDYRLILKIIEKSKGNLRRMVKSIFAVGEITDDLSLLRVGFKEPAHKREPQDLTDDLIYELQISNHIRNRSFSKALDLMEGPSEKQSPEILFYRGFCFIQEKRYLKALKYLTRAIQLKPDYFRALKYAGIAHYRLGNLRKCESYWNQARAIRPDDSLIESKYPEVIKRLERQKVLLGRKQMNE
- the gmk gene encoding guanylate kinase encodes the protein MDSESARIVVLSSVSGGGKNTVLHRLLERNDRLYAAVTATSRRPRAGEQDGVHYHFLPPEEFRRRVEQGGFIEHAEVHGNLYGVPVSEVDRAHSLGKTLILNIDVQGMTTLKERYGSRIVTIFLLPPDEKTWESRLRYRGTESEEEVQLRLRIGRDELARADEFDHRIINDNLDHCVNQVEDILRSEGAI
- a CDS encoding SPFH domain-containing protein, whose product is MLRRWIIRALPFLFLAAILLLSFVRADENEVLILGDAGGGAQRIVLPGETAFLPQRWLPAGPTLNRVSLHSRYLRSKQLYFLSQHEILGLDQSFAVQLTLNYRYRIDAPALSALLAQAETPDVEGIGALIKLRLDDFWFTAFRDRLGADDQLDTLERSAEQYIRGELVTDLNKTLSADGIVIESVLIEDIAVPDPARYRAVLANGQRLVDDRLRRLSQIEEARVKRAADEILLSGKRKHLAELGELLGRYPDLREYIAIDGLNDRVQVFVMPYDRFTGDKRSGSGLLPGGDTGLHRFDQGTDPSNGGFRDLTPP
- the hfq gene encoding RNA chaperone Hfq, giving the protein MNEKNNIQDFVLNSARKEKIELTFYLMNGVPLKGKVQSFDNFTIVIENDGKQSLIYKHAISTIIIPKPVSLERPADPES
- a CDS encoding mannose-1-phosphate guanylyltransferase; the encoded protein is MATAKKAKNLKNLKNLKESKKSSNSGNKKKAAGLAKTASAKKAPAKQAPAKKATSANASKPVVLIMAGGKGERFWPRSTVSTPKQLQKIYSNKTLLQETIDRARAFTSADRIFIGCNPSLKKAIQKGHKIPDAQFVLEPEGRNTAPIIALAALQLESRFPGSVQVILSADHFIQPLDRFAESMKAGMTLAQQDYLVTCGIVPTRPDPGYGYIQPRKSEVLKPAGWMIEQFHEKPDIEKAAGYVKDGFLWNSGIFLWKGSVILEEFRKHAPEILQPLEKTYKSAAALKKVFPTLPEQPIDIAIMERSQRRAVVPASFQWDDVGSWLALERIRSESADADGNIFAGEKTQTAAFDARGNIIVPNSKRLIALLGVKDLVYVETDTSVLIATKERLNDIKKLIAKLKEKPALQSFLQ